A genome region from Flavobacterium sp. CFS9 includes the following:
- a CDS encoding helix-turn-helix domain-containing protein: MTTDIIELNDFIVLIEQSNTSKTFIQQCEIDGDAVGFAFYGSGNVELEIKHNNQTKYLTNTTGLAICFFGNQKVEFSHKIEPDKPLQSISIFTKPKHLHSLPQAEKEIFENYLPELLNPQEHFVQGPSFYMTLEMQVAVQKIFNTTYTGNTRLLFLRSQVNELLAHFYALLATGTKIDLSEIDKNKLFKAKEIVTNSYSKPPSITQLSQMVGLNSNKLKKNFKELFGIPVFKYVQEERLHKAYELLRDNEKTVQESAWEVGYDSLSSFSNAFHKKFGMRPNEVRQQFFSNKS; the protein is encoded by the coding sequence ATGACAACAGATATTATAGAATTAAATGATTTTATTGTTTTAATCGAACAATCGAATACCTCTAAGACTTTCATACAGCAATGTGAAATTGACGGAGATGCTGTTGGCTTTGCCTTTTATGGCTCCGGAAATGTCGAACTGGAAATCAAACACAACAATCAGACTAAGTATCTGACCAATACAACCGGGCTCGCTATTTGTTTTTTTGGCAATCAAAAGGTCGAGTTCTCTCATAAAATAGAACCTGACAAACCGCTGCAATCCATTAGCATCTTCACCAAACCAAAACATTTACATTCCCTGCCTCAGGCCGAGAAAGAGATTTTCGAAAATTACCTTCCCGAATTATTAAATCCGCAGGAACATTTTGTACAAGGCCCTTCTTTTTATATGACTTTGGAAATGCAGGTAGCGGTTCAAAAGATTTTCAATACCACCTACACCGGCAATACGAGATTATTGTTTTTAAGAAGTCAGGTCAACGAACTTTTGGCTCACTTCTATGCATTGCTCGCGACAGGTACCAAAATTGATCTTTCGGAAATTGATAAAAACAAGCTTTTCAAAGCAAAAGAAATTGTAACCAACAGCTATTCAAAACCACCATCAATCACACAATTGTCGCAAATGGTAGGTTTGAACAGTAACAAACTAAAAAAGAATTTTAAAGAGCTTTTTGGTATTCCTGTTTTCAAATACGTTCAGGAAGAAAGACTGCACAAGGCTTACGAATTGCTGCGTGACAACGAAAAAACAGTTCAGGAATCGGCCTGGGAAGTGGGTTATGACAGTCTGAGTTCGTTTTCGAATGCCTTTCATAAAAAATTCGGTATGCGTCCAAATGAAGTTCGGCAGCAATTCTTTTCAAACAAATCATAA
- a CDS encoding DUF4861 family protein yields MKTIQFFLLLAFIAPFTAIAQTKATVTLHNTSALDRKETVISINWKSLLSSYSQIDTANFIVLNNSTKKQIPYQLEHHGNRAIQNLLVQVDLKAKSSLHLTIQKGKPEPFAVKTYARYVPERLDDFAWENDKIAFRAYGKALEKTEGDAYGYDVWVKRTDKLVLNDRYKRNDYHIDHGDGLDYYHVGHTLGAGNMAPYVKDTIRYSGNYHQWKILDNGPLRTTFQLTYDSWNAGGIPVKATKIISIDAGSQLNRIENTYTFEDKNPLAVVVGIIKREKAGVLSLNEQQGIMGYWEPIFDKEGTTGVASILTTPANAMWVTKEQLLTQTTVRSNEALVYYTGAVWDKAGKITSAKQWFNYLEHFNEELKNPLTISVKKY; encoded by the coding sequence ATGAAAACAATTCAATTCTTTCTTTTACTGGCTTTCATTGCACCCTTTACCGCCATCGCACAAACCAAAGCAACAGTTACGCTTCACAATACATCAGCCTTAGACCGTAAAGAAACTGTGATATCCATCAATTGGAAATCTTTGCTTTCCTCCTATTCGCAAATAGATACGGCCAATTTTATAGTACTGAACAACAGCACCAAAAAACAAATTCCTTATCAACTGGAACATCATGGCAATCGCGCCATTCAAAATCTGTTGGTACAGGTTGATCTAAAAGCTAAATCATCTCTACATCTCACAATACAAAAGGGAAAACCGGAACCTTTTGCTGTCAAAACCTATGCGCGTTATGTCCCGGAACGTCTGGACGATTTTGCCTGGGAAAATGATAAAATTGCCTTTCGTGCTTACGGAAAGGCGCTCGAAAAAACAGAAGGTGATGCTTATGGTTATGACGTTTGGGTAAAACGAACCGATAAACTCGTCCTGAACGATCGCTACAAACGCAACGATTATCATATCGATCATGGCGACGGACTGGATTATTATCATGTTGGGCACACCCTAGGCGCAGGAAACATGGCTCCATACGTAAAAGATACTATTCGATATTCAGGCAATTATCACCAATGGAAAATTTTAGACAACGGACCCCTCCGCACTACTTTTCAACTAACTTATGACTCCTGGAATGCCGGTGGAATCCCCGTTAAAGCAACGAAAATCATTTCTATTGATGCCGGTTCACAACTCAACCGAATTGAAAATACGTATACATTCGAGGATAAAAATCCTTTAGCGGTTGTAGTTGGAATCATCAAACGAGAAAAAGCCGGAGTGCTTTCTTTAAACGAACAACAAGGTATTATGGGCTATTGGGAACCAATTTTTGATAAAGAAGGTACCACCGGAGTGGCCTCAATCTTAACAACACCTGCAAATGCCATGTGGGTCACCAAAGAACAATTACTTACCCAAACCACCGTCAGAAGCAATGAAGCTTTAGTGTACTACACCGGTGCGGTCTGGGATAAAGCGGGAAAAATTACCTCGGCCAAACAATGGTTCAATTACCTGGAGCACTTTAATGAAGAGCTTAAAAACCCTTTAACGATCAGTGTAAAAAAATATTAA
- a CDS encoding gluconate 5-dehydrogenase has protein sequence MSINLFDLTGKTALITGGVHGLGMAMAKGLGHAGAKIVVNDHSSQQAVDDAIAEYKSEGIEAFGYLFDVTDEAAVIAAISKIEAEAGPIDILINNAGIIKRTPIIEMEVADFEAVVKVDLTGPFIVSKNIVKGMIARGGGKIINMCSMMSELGRDSVSAYASAKGGLKMLTKNMATEWAKFNIQTNGIGPGYFATSQTAPIRVNGNPFNEFIIGRTPAGRWGNPDDLQGAAIFLSSKASDFVNGHIVYVDGGILATIGKPSNED, from the coding sequence ATGTCAATTAACTTATTTGATTTAACGGGAAAAACAGCCCTCATTACCGGAGGAGTTCATGGTTTAGGAATGGCAATGGCCAAAGGACTGGGACATGCAGGAGCAAAAATTGTAGTAAACGATCATTCCTCACAACAAGCAGTTGATGATGCAATTGCTGAATACAAATCAGAAGGAATTGAGGCTTTCGGGTATCTGTTTGATGTCACAGATGAAGCTGCTGTAATTGCCGCTATCAGCAAAATAGAGGCCGAAGCAGGACCAATCGATATTTTAATCAACAATGCCGGAATCATCAAAAGAACCCCAATTATAGAAATGGAAGTTGCCGATTTTGAAGCGGTAGTAAAAGTAGATTTGACCGGTCCTTTTATTGTTTCAAAAAATATAGTAAAAGGCATGATCGCACGCGGAGGAGGAAAAATCATCAACATGTGTTCAATGATGAGCGAACTGGGAAGAGACTCCGTGAGCGCTTACGCTTCTGCAAAAGGCGGACTAAAAATGCTAACCAAAAATATGGCTACCGAATGGGCTAAATTTAACATTCAGACCAACGGGATTGGGCCAGGTTATTTCGCCACAAGTCAAACGGCGCCCATCAGAGTAAACGGAAACCCTTTTAATGAATTTATTATAGGCAGAACTCCTGCAGGCCGTTGGGGAAATCCGGATGATTTACAGGGAGCCGCCATCTTTTTAAGTTCAAAAGCAAGTGATTTTGTAAACGGTCATATTGTGTATGTTGACGGCGGAATATTGGCAACAATAGGAAAACCTTCAAACGAAGACTAA
- the nagB gene encoding glucosamine-6-phosphate deaminase, with protein MIKSNIDKATGFEKRFENIDTVVFENSTEASKAVAQQIAALIQSKQKNNESCVLGLATGSSPKGLYAELVRLHKEESLSFKNVITFNLDEYYPMEPDSVNSYVRFMKELLLDQIDILPENCHIPDGTLSKEEIADYCYEYEAKIEALGGIDLQILGIGGNGHIGFNESGSLQNSKTRLVALDHITRVAASGDFSGLSNTPRTAITLGVKKIMEAKQVILMAWGEGKSNIIKKSVEGEVTNQIPASFLQEHNHVVFVLDKEASSKLTRINRPWLVEKIIWTDKLIRKAVLGLALDLKKPILMLTDADYIENGMSDLLADSGPAYDINIRIFNKLQNTITGWPGGKPNADDTHRPERAEPIRKKVLLFSPHPDDDIISMGGTFMRLQEQGHEVHVAYQTSGNIAVADDEALRFAKFVCDYNDKFKIQSTEAENICKKAEHFLKNKKASEIDIPEVRYLKGLIRKGEARATSQFVGLPEEQIHFMELPFYETGTIEKKPLGSEDIQLTIDLIEKIKPHQIYAAGDLADPHGTHKVCLDAIFEAVKTLKPKTFMNDCWVWLYRGAWQEWGIDEVEMAVPMSPDQVLAKRHGIFKHQSQKDGVVFQGSDAREFWQRAEDRNSETALLYNQLGLSRYAAMEAFVRWQF; from the coding sequence ATGATAAAAAGTAATATTGATAAAGCGACGGGTTTTGAAAAACGATTTGAAAACATCGATACGGTTGTTTTCGAAAATTCAACCGAAGCTTCTAAAGCAGTCGCTCAACAAATTGCAGCACTTATTCAATCCAAACAAAAAAACAACGAATCTTGTGTATTAGGCCTGGCAACCGGCTCTTCACCAAAAGGACTGTATGCCGAACTGGTTCGTTTGCACAAAGAAGAAAGTTTAAGTTTCAAAAACGTAATTACTTTCAATCTCGACGAATACTATCCAATGGAACCGGATTCTGTGAACAGTTATGTTCGGTTTATGAAAGAATTGCTGTTGGATCAGATAGACATCTTACCCGAAAACTGCCACATTCCCGACGGAACACTATCCAAAGAAGAAATCGCTGATTATTGCTACGAATATGAAGCTAAAATTGAAGCTTTGGGCGGAATCGATCTGCAGATTCTTGGAATCGGAGGAAACGGTCATATTGGATTTAACGAATCGGGATCACTACAAAACTCAAAAACGCGTCTGGTGGCTTTGGATCACATTACCAGAGTAGCAGCCAGCGGAGACTTTTCCGGATTGAGTAATACCCCCCGAACTGCCATTACACTTGGAGTTAAAAAAATAATGGAGGCCAAACAGGTTATTTTAATGGCCTGGGGAGAAGGAAAATCCAACATCATTAAAAAATCGGTTGAAGGAGAAGTAACCAATCAAATTCCTGCTTCTTTTTTACAGGAACACAACCATGTCGTTTTTGTACTGGACAAAGAAGCTTCGTCAAAACTAACGCGTATCAACAGACCCTGGCTGGTTGAAAAAATCATCTGGACCGATAAACTGATTCGAAAAGCGGTTTTAGGGCTGGCTCTCGATTTAAAGAAACCAATTTTAATGCTTACCGATGCCGACTATATTGAAAACGGAATGAGCGATTTACTGGCCGATTCAGGTCCGGCTTATGATATCAACATCAGGATTTTCAATAAACTTCAAAATACAATCACAGGTTGGCCCGGCGGTAAACCGAATGCTGACGACACTCACCGCCCGGAAAGAGCAGAACCAATCCGAAAAAAAGTATTGCTTTTTAGTCCACATCCGGATGATGATATTATCAGCATGGGCGGAACTTTTATGCGTTTGCAGGAACAGGGACACGAGGTACATGTGGCCTATCAAACCTCCGGAAATATTGCTGTTGCGGATGATGAAGCCTTGAGGTTTGCCAAATTTGTTTGTGATTACAATGACAAATTTAAAATACAAAGTACCGAAGCCGAAAACATCTGCAAAAAAGCGGAACACTTTTTAAAAAACAAAAAAGCCAGTGAAATTGATATTCCGGAAGTTCGCTATTTAAAAGGATTGATCCGAAAAGGAGAAGCGCGTGCCACCAGCCAATTTGTAGGTTTACCGGAAGAACAGATTCATTTTATGGAACTACCTTTTTACGAAACCGGAACGATTGAAAAAAAGCCTTTGGGTAGTGAAGATATTCAACTCACCATAGATTTAATTGAAAAAATCAAACCGCATCAAATCTATGCAGCAGGAGATTTAGCCGATCCGCACGGAACTCATAAGGTTTGTCTGGACGCAATCTTTGAAGCTGTAAAAACATTAAAACCCAAAACTTTTATGAACGATTGCTGGGTGTGGCTCTACCGTGGAGCGTGGCAGGAATGGGGAATCGATGAGGTAGAAATGGCCGTACCCATGAGTCCCGATCAGGTATTGGCAAAACGCCATGGAATTTTCAAACATCAGTCGCAAAAAGACGGTGTTGTTTTTCAGGGAAGCGATGCCAGAGAATTTTGGCAAAGAGCCGAAGACCGTAACAGCGAAACGGCTCTCTTGTACAATCAGCTAGGTTTGTCGCGTTATGCCGCAATGGAAGCTTTTGTGCGCTGGCAGTTTTAA
- a CDS encoding two-component regulator propeller domain-containing protein — MKKTIAILALFYLMLFTAKNEAQIQDRYFRTISVDKGLSQSSVFAIEQDTLGFVWIGTQDGLNRYDSKGFKVYRPVRNVKNSLQSYYIRSLFTDHKGRLWVGGNQGISVYNYSTDSFTNYKLPRTIGEWYISSITEDPAHRIWATSITGEVFVLNPEGQNFSVLRFNASSHEIKKIAYIGVWQKQIILGTDVGLFKLNPNTHQLIKINLGLKKPYINAVYVDGKKLWIATEGEGLICYNAENGQTSSLLHTAGAKSIADNNIRCIGKDTEGNIWLGTFKGLTIFNAKTNSFSNYYHQIAQPYTISQNSVRCFFRDKQNGIWLGTYYGGVNYYHKNDIKFNLLSQNSGKPSLNDEVIGAIKQDSKGNFWIGSNDKGVNYWKKNANTISYFSNSENNPNSLSSNNIKAIEFDDTGNVLIGTHNGGLNLLNPNTGFVQRFRHNENNPNSIAGDLVYSLLKDSKGRIWVGTRSGLDQFHPETKSFTHLHLDKAGKRLASDDITFLFEDSKHRIWIGTTNGVTLFYPDTNLFAAIGHGKLSDDIINCITEDPKHRIWMGTREGLRLYDETQESFKNSKARKDFVKENIYGILPDDEGNLWISTNSGLIKFNPDKGSVQTFDESDGLQNKQFNDYAFCKAKDGMLLFGGIKGLSYFYPTIVKQQLLPLKLSFTALEVLNKTVAAGDDTDILEGHIDQTDELEIGPEYKQFSLFFNTFNYISSNRTYYYYKLEGIDKDWQRTDELKVSYSNLSAGNYNFQIKAIGPNGEMSAVRNLKIVILPPWYKTIWFSLLLLAIIGTAAYIGFKIIKERIKAVQQLKLERIDKERANYINQVKMDFFTNVSHELRTPLTLILAPLEELLKMPFADKISKKKHELMFINAKRLYNLVDQLFEFRKTEMGTRQLKVGKGDIVSFTQEIFESFKPLSEKNSIHYTYHSEEPQLSFNFDKDAMEKILFNLLSNAFKYTKTGQSIAVTLLQKKDTVQIKVADTGVGISAEDLSKVFDRFYQVNNREMNLGSGVGLAFTKRLVELHHGEITAESKMQEGSSFTVTIPISDSVYKNDQHVEESAYDLAILSDNDLENEDALLPEENEIIEKNQPVKLLIVDDNKEILDYLQDYFSKIYEVTVAHNGQMALELLEIQPYDLIISDVMMPELDGLHFCKRVKQNINTSHIPLMLLTARTETSQQIKGLEMGADDYITKPFSTPLLAAKITNLLRSRKRLKEYYAVGKEMVPENIAFNTLDEEFLKQAIRIVEDHLANSEFSVDQFSREIGMSRSNLYLKLKAITGESAMDFIKRIRFKKAVELMQSKRYTIAQITYMCGFNSPSYFSTAFKQHYGCMPSEYLAKIDDTKE, encoded by the coding sequence ATGAAGAAAACGATTGCTATCCTTGCGCTTTTCTATCTCATGCTTTTTACTGCTAAAAACGAGGCTCAGATACAGGACCGCTATTTCCGCACCATTTCGGTTGATAAAGGCCTGTCTCAAAGTTCTGTTTTTGCCATTGAGCAGGATACACTGGGTTTTGTCTGGATAGGAACTCAGGACGGACTGAATCGTTATGACAGTAAAGGTTTTAAAGTGTATCGTCCCGTAAGGAATGTTAAAAACAGTTTGCAATCGTACTACATCCGAAGCTTGTTTACCGATCATAAAGGACGATTATGGGTGGGCGGTAATCAGGGGATTAGTGTTTACAATTACAGTACCGACAGCTTTACCAATTACAAGCTTCCGCGAACAATTGGCGAATGGTACATCTCGTCGATCACAGAAGATCCTGCGCATAGAATTTGGGCCACCTCGATTACCGGAGAAGTCTTTGTTCTGAATCCTGAAGGACAGAATTTTTCAGTCCTCCGATTTAACGCCTCTTCACACGAAATCAAAAAAATTGCCTATATCGGCGTTTGGCAAAAACAAATCATTCTGGGAACAGATGTTGGTCTGTTTAAATTAAATCCTAACACACATCAGCTTATAAAAATTAATTTAGGCCTAAAAAAGCCGTATATCAATGCAGTTTATGTTGACGGCAAAAAACTATGGATCGCAACCGAAGGTGAAGGACTAATTTGCTACAATGCCGAAAATGGTCAGACCTCTTCTCTGCTCCACACCGCCGGAGCCAAGAGTATTGCAGACAACAACATCAGATGTATTGGAAAAGATACGGAAGGAAACATCTGGCTCGGTACTTTTAAAGGACTCACCATTTTTAATGCTAAAACCAACTCTTTCAGTAATTATTACCATCAGATCGCACAGCCTTATACCATCAGTCAAAACTCAGTTCGCTGTTTCTTTAGAGACAAACAAAACGGAATCTGGCTGGGAACGTATTACGGAGGTGTAAATTATTATCATAAAAACGATATTAAATTCAATCTGTTAAGTCAAAACTCAGGAAAACCTTCTTTGAATGATGAGGTAATTGGTGCAATCAAACAAGATTCAAAAGGCAATTTCTGGATTGGAAGCAATGACAAAGGTGTGAATTACTGGAAAAAAAATGCCAATACCATCAGCTATTTTTCAAATAGCGAAAACAACCCAAACAGCTTAAGTTCGAACAATATCAAAGCCATTGAATTTGATGATACTGGGAATGTATTAATTGGTACCCACAACGGCGGATTGAATCTACTTAACCCTAATACCGGTTTTGTACAGCGTTTTCGCCACAACGAAAACAATCCCAATTCCATTGCAGGCGATTTGGTTTACAGCCTGTTAAAAGATTCAAAAGGCCGTATCTGGGTGGGCACGCGATCAGGATTGGACCAGTTTCATCCCGAAACAAAATCGTTTACACACCTTCATTTGGACAAAGCCGGAAAGCGGCTGGCATCAGATGATATTACTTTTCTTTTTGAAGACAGCAAACACCGAATCTGGATTGGAACGACCAATGGCGTCACGCTTTTTTACCCGGACACTAATCTGTTTGCCGCTATTGGTCACGGCAAATTAAGCGATGATATCATCAATTGCATAACCGAAGATCCAAAACACCGAATCTGGATGGGTACCCGAGAAGGATTGCGATTGTATGATGAAACTCAGGAATCTTTCAAAAATAGTAAAGCCCGAAAAGATTTCGTTAAAGAAAACATTTACGGCATCCTTCCGGACGACGAAGGAAATTTATGGATTTCAACCAACAGCGGCTTAATCAAATTTAATCCCGACAAAGGTTCTGTACAGACTTTTGACGAAAGTGATGGTTTGCAGAACAAACAATTTAACGATTATGCCTTTTGCAAAGCCAAAGACGGTATGCTGCTTTTTGGCGGAATCAAAGGACTTTCTTATTTCTATCCGACTATTGTAAAGCAGCAGCTACTCCCTTTAAAATTAAGTTTTACCGCTTTAGAAGTACTGAATAAAACTGTTGCCGCCGGTGATGATACCGACATACTCGAAGGACATATTGACCAAACCGACGAATTGGAAATTGGACCTGAATACAAACAGTTCAGCCTCTTTTTTAATACGTTTAATTACATTTCTTCCAATCGAACGTATTACTACTACAAACTGGAAGGAATCGACAAAGACTGGCAGCGAACAGATGAGCTTAAAGTAAGTTACAGCAACTTATCTGCAGGAAACTACAACTTCCAGATCAAAGCCATTGGACCGAACGGAGAAATGAGTGCTGTTCGAAACTTAAAAATTGTTATACTTCCGCCCTGGTATAAAACCATCTGGTTTTCATTGTTATTACTAGCCATCATTGGTACCGCAGCTTATATTGGTTTTAAAATTATAAAAGAAAGAATAAAAGCCGTTCAGCAATTAAAACTGGAACGCATCGATAAAGAACGCGCCAACTACATCAATCAGGTTAAGATGGATTTCTTTACCAATGTTTCTCATGAACTAAGAACTCCTTTAACCCTGATCTTAGCACCTCTTGAAGAACTTTTAAAAATGCCTTTTGCTGATAAGATCTCCAAAAAGAAACATGAACTCATGTTTATCAATGCCAAAAGACTGTACAATTTGGTCGATCAGCTTTTTGAGTTTCGAAAAACCGAAATGGGTACCCGACAATTAAAGGTAGGCAAAGGGGATATTGTAAGCTTTACACAAGAAATTTTTGAGTCTTTCAAACCGCTCTCAGAGAAAAACAGCATTCATTATACTTATCATTCCGAAGAACCACAATTGTCGTTCAATTTTGATAAAGATGCGATGGAAAAAATCCTCTTCAATCTTTTATCCAACGCTTTTAAATATACTAAAACCGGGCAAAGTATTGCTGTGACACTATTACAGAAAAAGGATACAGTACAAATAAAAGTCGCTGACACGGGGGTCGGAATTAGTGCTGAAGATTTATCGAAGGTTTTCGACCGTTTTTATCAGGTAAACAATCGCGAAATGAATTTGGGTTCCGGTGTTGGTCTGGCCTTTACCAAACGTCTGGTCGAATTGCATCACGGCGAAATTACCGCCGAAAGTAAAATGCAGGAAGGAAGCAGTTTTACGGTCACCATTCCAATTTCAGATAGTGTTTATAAAAACGATCAGCATGTGGAAGAATCTGCTTATGACCTCGCAATCCTGTCAGACAACGACCTTGAAAATGAAGATGCCTTACTGCCGGAAGAAAATGAAATCATTGAAAAAAATCAACCGGTTAAACTTCTTATCGTTGACGACAACAAAGAAATTTTAGATTATCTGCAGGATTATTTCAGTAAAATATACGAGGTTACCGTAGCTCATAACGGACAAATGGCACTGGAACTTTTGGAGATCCAGCCTTATGACCTGATCATAAGTGATGTCATGATGCCCGAACTGGATGGTTTACACTTTTGCAAACGCGTCAAACAAAACATCAATACTTCCCACATTCCGCTGATGCTGCTAACGGCACGAACCGAAACCAGCCAGCAGATAAAAGGACTCGAAATGGGTGCCGATGATTATATTACCAAACCCTTTTCGACACCTTTGCTCGCCGCAAAAATCACCAATCTGTTGCGCTCCCGTAAAAGACTGAAAGAATATTATGCGGTTGGAAAAGAAATGGTTCCGGAAAATATTGCTTTTAATACTCTTGATGAGGAATTTCTAAAACAGGCTATTCGTATCGTGGAAGATCATCTGGCAAATTCTGAATTTTCAGTGGATCAGTTTAGCAGAGAAATTGGCATGAGCCGATCGAATCTGTATTTAAAATTAAAAGCCATTACCGGAGAATCGGCTATGGATTTTATCAAACGAATCCGATTTAAAAAAGCAGTCGAATTGATGCAGAGCAAACGCTATACGATTGCGCAAATCACGTATATGTGCGGCTTTAACTCTCCTTCTTATTTTTCAACAGCCTTTAAACAGCATTATGGCTGTATGCCAAGTGAGTACTTAGCCAAAATCGACGATACCAAAGAATAA